From Pseudorca crassidens isolate mPseCra1 chromosome 15, mPseCra1.hap1, whole genome shotgun sequence, one genomic window encodes:
- the PPDPF gene encoding pancreatic progenitor cell differentiation and proliferation factor has protein sequence MAAIPSSGSLVATHDYYRRRLGSTSSNSSCGSAEYPGEGIPRHPGLPRADPGHWWASFFFGKSTLPFMATVLESPAHSEPAQASTGMITCDLAREAVGKQQPGGQPGQTNSKPPS, from the exons ATGGCAGCCATCCCCTCCAGCGGCTCACTCGTGGCCACCCACGACTACTACCGGC GCCGCCTGGGCTCCACTTCCAGTAACAGCTCCTGCGGAAGTGCCGAGTACCCTGGGGAAGGCATCCCCCGCCACCCCG GTCTCCCCAGAGCTGACCCGGGACACTGGTGGGCCAGCTTCTTTTTCGGGAAGTCCACTCTCCCGTTCATGGCCACAGTGTTGGAGTCCCCAGCGCA CTCAGAACCAGCCCAGGCCTCCACCGGCATGATCACCTGTGACCTGGCTCGGGAAGCCGTGGGGAAGCagcagcctggcggccagcctgGCCAAACCAACTCCAAGCCCCCGTCCTGA